In the genome of Campylobacter helveticus, the window TTAAAACAAAATTTAATAAGACTTGAAAATTTCCATAAAGCTGGACTTAGCGCAAAAGACGAGCTTGAAAGCATAAGGGCAAAATACCACTTAGCCTCTTTAGAACTTTCGCAAAATCTCTTAAAAATAGAAAACCTTAAAAAAGAGCTTTTTGTCTTAGCAACAAAGGAATTTACACCGCTTGGCAAAGCAAGTCTTAAAGAGCCACGCAAAAGCCAAAGTCAAAACATTAAAGTTTTAAAAGCAAAAGAGCAAATTTATCTAGCTAATGAGGGCGTGAGTATGGCAAGGGCGGAATTTTTCCCAAAATTTTTCGTGCAAAATCACTTAAGCTTTTATGAAAATAATCATAATCCAAAAATCCCAGCCCCTTATCAAAATCTAGGCGCAGAAATGTTTAATGAGAGTGGCACAACAAATCAAATTTTACTCGGCTTAGAATGGAAAATTTTTGATTTTGGTGCGAGAAATAAAGAGCTTGAAAGCAAACGCTTAAATGTGCAAATTCAAAAAGCAAATTATGCTTTACTTAAAAGGCAAAATGAAGAAGAGCTTAAATATTTAGAAAAAAATTTAAGCGTTTTAAAAGAACAAATCAAAGCCTTAAAATATAGTCTAAACGCCGCAAATTTAGCATATGAAAGTGTAGATAGAAAATATAATGCTGGGCTTTGCTCTTATGTGGAATATTTGGGAGCTTTGGAGCTTAAATTTAAGGCTTTAAGTGATTTAGAACTCGCAAAAAATGAGCTTGAAATCACTAAGGCAAATTATTATTTTACCGCTGGGCTTGAAATCAATAAGGAAATAGAATGATAAAAATTTTGACTTGTTTTTTACTTTGCTTTTCTTTGATGGGAGCTGAGGAAATTTATGCTAGTTTTAATGTAGAGGCTAAAATGCAAAGTAAATTAGCACTTGAAAGTATGGGAGTGGTGGAGCAAATTTTTGTCGAAATTTCTCAAAGCGTTAAAAAAGGCGATGTGTTACTAAGCTTAGAGAGTGAAACCGAAGAAATTGCCCTTAAAAATGCCAAAAATGACAAAGAATTAGCCTTAGTGGAGTTTAAAAACACACAAAGCAAAATGCAAAAATTCAAGGCTGTGCGTGAAGTTATCGACAAACAAAGCTATGAAGATATACAAAGCGCCTTTAAGGCTTCAAAATTAAGGCTTGAAAAGGCGAGTCTTAATGTCAAATATTATGAAAATATCCTTGCGAAAAAAAAGCTCATCGCACCTTATGATGGAGTGATAGCAAATAAATTTGTTCAAGTCGGCGAGGGTGTCGGCGGTGTGGGGAGAGTTTTGCTGGAAATTTATTCCTATCCTGATGTAAAGCTTATTTTAAGCTTTGATGAAAAATTTAAAGATAGGGTAAAACTTGGACAAAAATTTCTCTATAAAATTGATGGGGAACAAGAAGAAAGAGAGGGGGAAATCAACCTCATTTATCCAAGCATAGAGCCAAAAACGCGTAAAATTTATGCTGAAGTTTATGCTAAGAATTTAAAGCCCGGTCTTTTTGGCGAGGGCAAAATACTCATAAAAGATTAAAATGTATAAATTAGCCATTAATCGTCCCATAAGTGTTTTAATGCTGTTTTTAGCTCTCGTTATCTTTGGCTTAATTTCAGCGTTTAATATGAATGTAAATTTATTTCCTAATGTCAATATCCCTCTTGTAAAAATCACCACAAAAGTTAATGGGGACTTAAATTTCGTAGAATCTAAAATCACCAAAGAGATAGAAAACGCCATCAGTGAGATAGATGGAGTTAAGACTATCAATTCCGTAGCTTATGATAATTTTAGCGTAACTATGGTGGAATTTAAACTCAGCAAGGATTTAGAAATCGCAGCAAATGATGTCCGCGATAAAATAGGCACACTCGCTCTTAATGTAAAGCCTGAAATCGAAAAAGTCTCTTCCGACTCTGGCACTTCCATATCGCTTTTTTTAAAAAGTCAAGATGAGCTTTATCTAATGCAAAGCATTAAAGATAAAATCAAGCCTTTTTTGCAAAGAATTGATGGGGTCGGTGAAATTAATTCCATAGCCTATAAAGAGCCTCAAATTCGCATAGAGCTTAAGCCAAATGAGCTTAGAAAATATCACCTAAACGCCTTAGAAGTCGCAAAAATCATAGAAAATCAAAATTTCAAACAAGCCTTAGGAAAGCTCGAAAATGAGAAGCAAAATTACATCTTAAAGGGCTATTTTGAAGCAAATTCTTTAGAAGAACTTAAAAGCTTAAGAATTATCCCGGGCGTTTTCTTGCAAGACATCGCCACGCTTTCTTATCTTTTTGA includes:
- a CDS encoding TolC family protein — translated: MKKINKCLVLILTPLILKASNLNELIELSLKNESYLIKELQNLQSIAQKDAAFNAYLPSLSLNSGYMANNKDRSLIDPNESLFSRLSLNFLLYDGGKREAHIKSLKLKEILTRLDKKEQKNLLALSATTLYFNYLSLEEIVKANEQKKAFLKQNLIRLENFHKAGLSAKDELESIRAKYHLASLELSQNLLKIENLKKELFVLATKEFTPLGKASLKEPRKSQSQNIKVLKAKEQIYLANEGVSMARAEFFPKFFVQNHLSFYENNHNPKIPAPYQNLGAEMFNESGTTNQILLGLEWKIFDFGARNKELESKRLNVQIQKANYALLKRQNEEELKYLEKNLSVLKEQIKALKYSLNAANLAYESVDRKYNAGLCSYVEYLGALELKFKALSDLELAKNELEITKANYYFTAGLEINKEIE
- a CDS encoding efflux RND transporter periplasmic adaptor subunit; the encoded protein is MKILTCFLLCFSLMGAEEIYASFNVEAKMQSKLALESMGVVEQIFVEISQSVKKGDVLLSLESETEEIALKNAKNDKELALVEFKNTQSKMQKFKAVREVIDKQSYEDIQSAFKASKLRLEKASLNVKYYENILAKKKLIAPYDGVIANKFVQVGEGVGGVGRVLLEIYSYPDVKLILSFDEKFKDRVKLGQKFLYKIDGEQEEREGEINLIYPSIEPKTRKIYAEVYAKNLKPGLFGEGKILIKD